The Rhopalosiphum maidis isolate BTI-1 chromosome 1, ASM367621v3, whole genome shotgun sequence genome has a segment encoding these proteins:
- the LOC113550577 gene encoding coiled-coil domain-containing protein 42 homolog — protein MQQSILKLEEAAEGMQRSVDELKPFEDFLEKVVEESKEFKNIDDVIKRYENLTNIRKELAQKHEKKTADLKRLTTDVFRRSKEKSEEAEHVSVEMADVIESLGKLKDEIIKTDLAYRKIENVAKEKKIEGDLVAASVWNIYKQMCRRVKKSVPNKIPDIETQLAFIAEEYEQLTKVLNMAEKIKEKNNKREILRN, from the exons ATGCAGCAATCAATTTTAAAGCTCGAAGAGGCTGCTGAAGGGATGCAACGCAGCGTGGATGAGTTGAAGCCGtttgaa gaTTTCCTTGAAAAAGTAGTGGAAGAGTCAAAAGAGTTTAAAAACATAGATGACGTTATAAAGAGGTACGAAAATTTGACCAACATACGGAAGGAACTGGcacaaaaacatgaaaaaaaaactgcggATTTAAAACGGTTGACGACAGATGTGTTCAGACGTTCAAAG gaAAAGAGCGAAGAAGCAGAACACGTTTCTGTCGAAATGGCTGATGTCATCGAATCATTGGGAAAACTGAAAGACGAGATAATCAAAACCGACTTAGCTTATCGCAAGATAGAGAATGTGGCCAAAGAAAAGAAAATCGAGGGTGACTTG GTGGCTGCCTCTGTGTGgaatatttataagcaaatGTGTCGGCGTGTAAAAAAATCTGTGCCAAACAAAATACCTGATATAGAAACTCAATTGGCGTTCATTGCGGAGGAATATGAGCAGTTGACCAAAGTATTGAATATGgctgaaaaaattaaagaaaaaaacaacaaaaggGAGATTCTGAGAAACTGA